One window from the genome of Leishmania panamensis strain MHOM/PA/94/PSC-1 chromosome 13 sequence encodes:
- a CDS encoding hypothetical protein (TriTrypDB/GeneDB-style sysID: LpmP.13.0140), with the protein MLHHGHGDRYGKYGPSREVADFEYADGTPSSISGKRFAFKHHQDHLLVQLIRSAATVERFEEDELLPRIPGTPEQRNWDPEIPLFLEDVDDFGRPPRPVAGDMVARVMEERFAQESGRTPVNLANRHAGEGLEPNTMFATYDPAAFVSDAAKKDVRRPFWSRRRWALSDNFMVPVSPKPKNTIKDE; encoded by the coding sequence ATGCTGCACCACGGTCACGGTGACCGCTATGGGAAGTACGGCCCGTCGCGCGAAGTTGCGGACTTTGAGTACGCCGACGGCACCCCGTCGAGCATTAGCGGCAAGCGGTTTGCCTTCAAGCATCACCAAGACCacctgctggtgcagctcaTCCGATCCGCGGCGACAGTAGAGCGCTTCGAAGAggacgagctgctgccacgTATTCCGGGAACCCCAGAGCAGCGCAACTGGGACCCAGAGATTCCCCTGTTCCTGGAGGACGTAGACGATTTTGGTCGCCCACCGCGACCCGTGGCAGGCGACATGGTGGCGCGCGTTATGGAGGAGCGCTTCGCCCAAGAGAGCGGCCGCACGCCGGTCAACTTAGCGAATAGGCACGCTGGCGAGGGGCTGGAGCCGAACACGATGTTCGCCACATACGACCCCGCCGCCTTTGTCTCCGATGCCGCAAAGAAAGACGTGCGGCGGCCCTTCTGGTCGCGTCGTCGGTGGGCGCTGAGCGACAACTTCATGGTGCCGGTGAGTCCTAAGCCAAAGAACACCATCAAGGACGAGTGA
- a CDS encoding hypothetical protein (TriTrypDB/GeneDB-style sysID: LpmP.13.0150), whose amino-acid sequence MIPKGCVVQGFREVFSPDSVRAYRHYGFLVVESFLPPSLAHQLTTTCNTAVRQRGDNIFPGLDAQHRQGATVSLASKLSPLQTPGGAADTGTKPLDPATPLLASSTSLGFGNAPLPPDLQKELETAERDRHVETRLKKVRITLKGQRAVDRAYRRLTKARARYNAYRRIREYVTPEEEMAGDMSEERIQELQSKYTYEDFQRSFQHYRDSGLMEKEIRRDNHINDAMTFMQDWPRTWCWLWHTSPKLKALAVSAEGAVAQLVGEAAGYLAGEVVLRVYSDNATEATSLSNAAPLGFAGAATNFAHPHALCAQLGLEQPNSTHSGATTVVVPGSHHVVRRISLDGRELDRFQSSGIFDVGSMVRGLPEVSHLPVIALPPLSPGAALFFNNYLLMGTQENLFGAAQNVTGTVGTGPVAHVINYALSLIPDRCVFDGKANSWASRDSHGPLYSYKRGQLLTDDAVFPVIHRALDIE is encoded by the coding sequence ATGATCCCGAAAGGGTGTGTGGTGCAGGGGTTTCGCGAGGTCTTCTCACCAGACTCGGTGCGCGCCTACCGCCACTACGGTTTCTTGGTGGTGGAGAGTTTTTTGCCTCCCTCGCTTGCCCACCAgctgacgacgacgtgcaatacggcggtgcggcagaggGGTGACAACATTTTCCCCGGGCTCGACGCACAACATCGCCAGGGCGCGACAGTCTCGTTGGCCTCGAAGCTGAGCCCACTGCAGACccctggcggcgctgctgatacGGGCACCAAGCCGCTTGACcccgcgacgccgctgctggcctcctccacgtcgTTGGGGTTCGGCaatgcaccgctgccgccggacCTGCAGAAGGAGCTCGAGACTGCCGAACGTGATCGCCACGTTGAGACGCGGCTGAAGAAGGTGCGCATCACGCTAAAGGGTCAACGCGCTGTCGACCGGGCGTACCGCCGTCTCACCAAGGCCCGCGCGCGCTACAATGCCTACAGGCGCATCCGCGAGTACGTgacgccggaggaggagatggcgggCGACATGAGCGAGGAGCGCATCCAGGAGCTGCAGTCCAAGTACACCTACGAGGACTTTCAACGCAGCTTCCAGCACTACCGAGACAGCGGACTCATGGAGAAGGAGATTCGCCGTGATAACCACATCAACGACGCGATGACCTTCATGCAAGACTGGCCACGCACGTGGTGCTGGCTGTGGCACACATCTCCTAAGCTGAAGGCGCTGGCGGTATCGGCTGAAGGAGCAGTGGCCCAACTGGTTGGAGAGGCTGCGGGGTACTTGGCCGGCGAGGTGGTACTGCGGGTGTACTCTGATAATGCCACCGAGGCGACGTCATTGAGTAACGCGGCTCCGCTGGGCTttgctggcgccgccaccaacTTTGCTCATCCACATGCACTGTGCGCGCAACTGGGGCTGGAGCAGCCAAACTCGACCCACTCGGGTGCCACTACAGTGGTTGTGCCCGGTTCTCACCATGTTGTGCGACGCATCTCACTGGACGGGAGGGAGCTCGACCGCTTTCAGTCTAGTGGCATCTTCGACGTCGGTTCGATGGTGCGAGGGCTGCCAGAGGTGAGTCACCTGCCTGTCATTGCGCTCCCTCCTCTAAGCCCTGGTGCAGCGCTATTCTTTAACAACTACCTTCTCATGGGGACGCAGGAGAACCTCTTCGGCGCCGCTCAGAACGTTACTGGCACCGTCGGCACAGGGCCTGTCGCACACGTAATCAACTACGCCTTATCTCTCATACCGGACCGATGTGTGTTTGATGGGAAGGCCAACTCTTGGGCGTCGCGCGATTCACATGGGCCTCTGTACTCGTACAAGCGCgggcagctgctgacggaCGATGCGGTCTTCCCAGTAATTCACAGAGCTTTGGATATCGAGTAA